In a genomic window of Platichthys flesus chromosome 24, fPlaFle2.1, whole genome shotgun sequence:
- the eml3 gene encoding echinoderm microtubule-associated protein-like 3 isoform X1, with the protein MSSSTNSLDDVSADSSAEFPDRASMMEVRLQAQEDEITLLKSSLADALRRIRLHDQLLPLLKQQLIAVNPAAARVLNQVCCSDGCTSSRKLSSSSAVDGSRHADASQLSESIVTNANGHIGGLKSLEPRPGPVTLDRSTQTDPIIRGQDAVQDGISLSRCVKSLELEDALPPGQPVEGTRAKLHRVPGMEEEDEEQDEDEEAGGEQEKELSWTSSVEEPIQPTTIRGLQRDDYQDGSSSPEEVASPSASVRTSDPNLSSRCGPLATIQEGQKAPLVRRNSEKLGNPERQRKRLDKKAASSANLLARSPSLENRAKEMIAGAGSPGSRRGTYSQGQSIKMFIRGRPITMYIPSNIQNYEDLKMEPPSERLELDWVYGYRGRDCRANLYFLPTGEAVYFIACVIVLYHINNRTQRHYRQHTDCVRCLTLHPDKVRVASGQSAGVDKDGKPLQPCVHIWDSTSLVTLQQIGLGTFQKGVGSVAFSFADSGAFLCVIDDSNEHMLSVWDCNKGTKYAEVKSTNEAVFAVEFNPSDSTSIITCGKSHVYFWTLNAGQFTKKQGIFGKYKKPKFIQCFVFSLTGDVLTGDSEGNILTWGKSAADIKTLGKGAKETLQIMRQTRAHEGSVFTLCTLQGGGLLSGGGKDRKIIRWSADLAPERECEIPENFGAVRTLADVDGEELLVGTTRNAILRGTFSDGFVAIVQGHVDEMWGLATHPSRSIFLTCGHDRQVCLWNTEEYKLDWCISLEEYGLCADFCPNGSVVSVGLNTGRWLVLDLLTREVVSESTDGNEQLSVMRYSPDGSFLAVGSHDNFIYIYNVTESGRRYIRFGKCNGHSSFITHLDWSKDGKYIMSNSGDYEILYWDIAAGCKLLRNRFESKDREWASYTCVLGFHVMGVWLEGSDGTDINALCRSHSERMVAVADDFCKVHLFQYPCPKPKAPSHKYEGHGSHVTNVCFTHSDSHLLSMGGKDTCILQWKVVGGCAVDSRERLASASSTSTSSPEPTTG; encoded by the exons ATGATGTATCAGCAGACAGCAGTGCTGAGTTCCCGGACAGAGCATCCATGATGGAGGTGCGTCTGCAGGCACAAGAAGATGAGATCACGCTGCTGAAGTCTTCATTAGCTGACGCCCTACGCAGGATCCGCCTCCACGATCAGCTACTGCCATTACTGAAACAGCAGCTCATTGCAG TGAACCCGGCTGCTGCACGAGTGCTGAATCAAGTGTGCTGCTCCGATGGTtgcaccagcagcaggaaactgtcGTCCAGCTCAGCCGTTGATGGGAGCCGCCATGCTGACGCCAG CCAACTGTCAGAGAGCATTGTGACCAATGCCAATGGTCACATAGGAGGCCTGAAGTCCCTAGAACCCAGACCAGGACCAGTAACACTGGACAGGTCAACCCAGACAGATCCCATTATCAGAGGGCAGGACGCTGTGCAAGACGGGATCTCTCTCTCCAGATGTGTCAAGAGCCTGGAACTGGAGGACGCCCTCCCTCCAGGACAGCCGGTTGAGGGGACACGGGCCAAGCTCCACCGTGTCCcggggatggaagaggaggacgaggagcaggatgaagatgaagaagcagGAGGGGAGCAGGAAAAGGAGCTGAGTTGGACGTCATCAGTAGAGGAGCCCATCCAGCCCACCACAATCAGAGGCTTGCAGAGGGATGACTACCAGGATGGAAGCTCCTCCCCAGAGGAGGTGGCTTCTCCCTCGGCTTCAGTCAGAACCTCCGACCCGAACCTGAGCTCACGCTGCGGACCCCTGGCCACCATCCAGGAAGGACAAAAGGCGCCTCT GGTTCGTAGAAACAGTGAGAAGCTGGGGAACCCAGAAAGGCAGAGGAAGCGTCTGGATAAGAAGGCGGCGTCCTCGGCTAACCTCCTAGCGCGCTCCCCGAGCTTGGAGAA CCGAGCTAAGGAGATGATTGCCGGTGCAG GATCCCCCGGGTCCAGAAGAGGAACCTACAGCCAAG gacagtcaattaaaatgttcatcCGAGGCCGGCCGATAACCATGTACATCCCGTCTAACATCCAGAACTATGAGGACTTGAAGATGGAGCCGCCCTCGGAGAGACTGGAGCTTGACTGGGT CTATGGTTACCGGGGACGTGACTGTCGGGCCAACCTGTACTTTCTCCCTACAGGCGAGGCAGTGTACTTCATCGCCTGTGTCATTGTGCTTTACCACATCAACAACCGAACACAGCGGCACTATCGCCAACACACAGACTGCGTCCGCTG TCTTACCCTTCATCCTGACAAAGTGCGAGTGGCATCTGGCCAATCAGCAGGGGTGGACAAAGACGGCAAG CCCCTGCAGCCCTGTGTTCATATCTGGGACTCCACTTCCCTGGTCACACTGCAGCAGATCGGCCTGGGAACCTTCCAGAAGGGAGTGGGATCAGTTGCATTTTCTTTTGCC GACTCTGGAGCCTTCCTGTGTGTGATCGATGACTCTAATGAGCACATGCTGTCAGTATGGGACTGCAACAAGGGCACCAAGTACGCAGAGGTCAAG agtacCAACGAGGCTGTGTTTGCTGTGGAGTTTAACCCAAGCGACAGCACCAGTATCATCACCTGTGGTAAATCCCACGTCTACTTCTGGACTCTCAATGCTGGCCAGTTCACCAAGAAACAAGGAATCTTTGGA AAATACAAGAAGCCCAAGTTCATCCAGTGCTTTGTGTTCAGTCTGACTGGAGATGTTCtgactggagactctgaagGCAACATCCTGACGTGGGGAAAGTCAGCTGCAGATATCAAAACTCTGGGGAAAGGAGCCAAAG AGACCCTGCAGATAATGCGTCAAACCAGAGCCCATGAAGGCAGCGTGTTCACCCTGTGCACGCTGCAGGGCGGCGGTCTGCTCAGTGGAGGAGGGAAAGACCGCAAGATCATCCGCTGGAGTGCTGATCTGGCAcctgagagagagtgtgag attcCAGAAAACTTCGGGGCAGTCCGCACCCTCGCCGATGTGGATGGGGAGGAACTGTTGGTTGGTACGACACGAAACGCGATCCTCAGGGGCACCTTCTCGGACGGATTTGTGGCCATTGTGCAG ggtcaTGTAGATGAGATGTGGGGACTGGCCACACACCCCTCCCGGAGCATCTTCCTCACCTGTGGTCACGACAGGCAGGTGTGTTTGTGGAACACAGAGGAATATAAGCTGGACTGGTGCATCAGCCTGGAG GAATATGGACTGTGTGCTGACTTCTGCCCTAATGGATCGGTGGTGTCAGTCGGCCTCAACACAGGAAG GTGGTTGGTCCTTGACCTGCTGACCAGAGAGGTGGTCTCTGAATCCACTGATGGGAACGAGCAGCTGTCTGTCATGAGATACTCCCCAG ATGGAAGCTTTTTAGCTGTTGGGTCTCATGACAACTTCATTTACATCTACAATGTGACAGAGAGCGGCCGGCGCTACATCCGCTTCGGGAAATGTAAT GGTCACTCCAGCTTCATAACTCACCTCGATTGGTCCAAAGACGGGAAGTACATTATGTCCAATTCTGGCGACTATGAGATCCTTTACT GGGACATCGCAGCAGGGTGCAAACTGTTGAGGAATCGCTTTGAGAGCAAAGACAGAGAGTGGGCCTCCTACACCTGTGTGCTGGGCTTCCATGTCATGG GGGTGTGGTTAGAGGGCTCCGACGGCACAGACATCAACGCCCTGTGTCGCTCTCATAGCGAGAGGATGGTGGCTGTAGCTGATGACTTCTGTAAAGTCCACCTCTTCCAGTACCCCTGTCCTAAACCAAAG GCACCGAGCCACAAGTACGAGGGCCACGGCAGCCACGTCACCAACGTCTGCTTCACCCACAGTGACTCCCACCTGCTCTCTATGGGCGGGAAGGACACCTGCATCCTTCAGTGGAAGGTGGTCGGAGGCTGTGCAGTCGACAGCAGGGAGAGACTGGCCTCTGCCTcatccacctccaccagctctcCAGAACCCACCACCGGCTAG
- the eml3 gene encoding echinoderm microtubule-associated protein-like 3 isoform X2: MSSSTNSLDDVSADSSAEFPDRASMMEVRLQAQEDEITLLKSSLADALRRIRLHDQLLPLLKQQLIAVNPAAARVLNQVCCSDGCTSSRKLSSSSAVDGSRHADARVRRNSEKLGNPERQRKRLDKKAASSANLLARSPSLENRAKEMIAGAGSPGSRRGTYSQGQSIKMFIRGRPITMYIPSNIQNYEDLKMEPPSERLELDWVYGYRGRDCRANLYFLPTGEAVYFIACVIVLYHINNRTQRHYRQHTDCVRCLTLHPDKVRVASGQSAGVDKDGKPLQPCVHIWDSTSLVTLQQIGLGTFQKGVGSVAFSFADSGAFLCVIDDSNEHMLSVWDCNKGTKYAEVKSTNEAVFAVEFNPSDSTSIITCGKSHVYFWTLNAGQFTKKQGIFGKYKKPKFIQCFVFSLTGDVLTGDSEGNILTWGKSAADIKTLGKGAKETLQIMRQTRAHEGSVFTLCTLQGGGLLSGGGKDRKIIRWSADLAPERECEIPENFGAVRTLADVDGEELLVGTTRNAILRGTFSDGFVAIVQGHVDEMWGLATHPSRSIFLTCGHDRQVCLWNTEEYKLDWCISLEEYGLCADFCPNGSVVSVGLNTGRWLVLDLLTREVVSESTDGNEQLSVMRYSPDGSFLAVGSHDNFIYIYNVTESGRRYIRFGKCNGHSSFITHLDWSKDGKYIMSNSGDYEILYWDIAAGCKLLRNRFESKDREWASYTCVLGFHVMGVWLEGSDGTDINALCRSHSERMVAVADDFCKVHLFQYPCPKPKAPSHKYEGHGSHVTNVCFTHSDSHLLSMGGKDTCILQWKVVGGCAVDSRERLASASSTSTSSPEPTTG, encoded by the exons ATGATGTATCAGCAGACAGCAGTGCTGAGTTCCCGGACAGAGCATCCATGATGGAGGTGCGTCTGCAGGCACAAGAAGATGAGATCACGCTGCTGAAGTCTTCATTAGCTGACGCCCTACGCAGGATCCGCCTCCACGATCAGCTACTGCCATTACTGAAACAGCAGCTCATTGCAG TGAACCCGGCTGCTGCACGAGTGCTGAATCAAGTGTGCTGCTCCGATGGTtgcaccagcagcaggaaactgtcGTCCAGCTCAGCCGTTGATGGGAGCCGCCATGCTGACGCCAG GGTTCGTAGAAACAGTGAGAAGCTGGGGAACCCAGAAAGGCAGAGGAAGCGTCTGGATAAGAAGGCGGCGTCCTCGGCTAACCTCCTAGCGCGCTCCCCGAGCTTGGAGAA CCGAGCTAAGGAGATGATTGCCGGTGCAG GATCCCCCGGGTCCAGAAGAGGAACCTACAGCCAAG gacagtcaattaaaatgttcatcCGAGGCCGGCCGATAACCATGTACATCCCGTCTAACATCCAGAACTATGAGGACTTGAAGATGGAGCCGCCCTCGGAGAGACTGGAGCTTGACTGGGT CTATGGTTACCGGGGACGTGACTGTCGGGCCAACCTGTACTTTCTCCCTACAGGCGAGGCAGTGTACTTCATCGCCTGTGTCATTGTGCTTTACCACATCAACAACCGAACACAGCGGCACTATCGCCAACACACAGACTGCGTCCGCTG TCTTACCCTTCATCCTGACAAAGTGCGAGTGGCATCTGGCCAATCAGCAGGGGTGGACAAAGACGGCAAG CCCCTGCAGCCCTGTGTTCATATCTGGGACTCCACTTCCCTGGTCACACTGCAGCAGATCGGCCTGGGAACCTTCCAGAAGGGAGTGGGATCAGTTGCATTTTCTTTTGCC GACTCTGGAGCCTTCCTGTGTGTGATCGATGACTCTAATGAGCACATGCTGTCAGTATGGGACTGCAACAAGGGCACCAAGTACGCAGAGGTCAAG agtacCAACGAGGCTGTGTTTGCTGTGGAGTTTAACCCAAGCGACAGCACCAGTATCATCACCTGTGGTAAATCCCACGTCTACTTCTGGACTCTCAATGCTGGCCAGTTCACCAAGAAACAAGGAATCTTTGGA AAATACAAGAAGCCCAAGTTCATCCAGTGCTTTGTGTTCAGTCTGACTGGAGATGTTCtgactggagactctgaagGCAACATCCTGACGTGGGGAAAGTCAGCTGCAGATATCAAAACTCTGGGGAAAGGAGCCAAAG AGACCCTGCAGATAATGCGTCAAACCAGAGCCCATGAAGGCAGCGTGTTCACCCTGTGCACGCTGCAGGGCGGCGGTCTGCTCAGTGGAGGAGGGAAAGACCGCAAGATCATCCGCTGGAGTGCTGATCTGGCAcctgagagagagtgtgag attcCAGAAAACTTCGGGGCAGTCCGCACCCTCGCCGATGTGGATGGGGAGGAACTGTTGGTTGGTACGACACGAAACGCGATCCTCAGGGGCACCTTCTCGGACGGATTTGTGGCCATTGTGCAG ggtcaTGTAGATGAGATGTGGGGACTGGCCACACACCCCTCCCGGAGCATCTTCCTCACCTGTGGTCACGACAGGCAGGTGTGTTTGTGGAACACAGAGGAATATAAGCTGGACTGGTGCATCAGCCTGGAG GAATATGGACTGTGTGCTGACTTCTGCCCTAATGGATCGGTGGTGTCAGTCGGCCTCAACACAGGAAG GTGGTTGGTCCTTGACCTGCTGACCAGAGAGGTGGTCTCTGAATCCACTGATGGGAACGAGCAGCTGTCTGTCATGAGATACTCCCCAG ATGGAAGCTTTTTAGCTGTTGGGTCTCATGACAACTTCATTTACATCTACAATGTGACAGAGAGCGGCCGGCGCTACATCCGCTTCGGGAAATGTAAT GGTCACTCCAGCTTCATAACTCACCTCGATTGGTCCAAAGACGGGAAGTACATTATGTCCAATTCTGGCGACTATGAGATCCTTTACT GGGACATCGCAGCAGGGTGCAAACTGTTGAGGAATCGCTTTGAGAGCAAAGACAGAGAGTGGGCCTCCTACACCTGTGTGCTGGGCTTCCATGTCATGG GGGTGTGGTTAGAGGGCTCCGACGGCACAGACATCAACGCCCTGTGTCGCTCTCATAGCGAGAGGATGGTGGCTGTAGCTGATGACTTCTGTAAAGTCCACCTCTTCCAGTACCCCTGTCCTAAACCAAAG GCACCGAGCCACAAGTACGAGGGCCACGGCAGCCACGTCACCAACGTCTGCTTCACCCACAGTGACTCCCACCTGCTCTCTATGGGCGGGAAGGACACCTGCATCCTTCAGTGGAAGGTGGTCGGAGGCTGTGCAGTCGACAGCAGGGAGAGACTGGCCTCTGCCTcatccacctccaccagctctcCAGAACCCACCACCGGCTAG